In the Pedobacter cryoconitis genome, GCCCTGACCGATCCCCCATAAATCACAAGTTTGACCATACAGGCAGTGGAGTACTTTACACGCCAGGTCCTTATCTGGAACAGGGCGTGTCCTGGGAAAATACCCTGAATGACTTTCCCGGAATTATGAATACCGGAACAGAACTCAAAAGAAGACATCTTGACTTTATAAGACAAACTATGAACGGATTAGTGCCGGGAATGAAATTCGAACTGAGTTATGGAAAATAATACCAATAAAATTAAAAGCTAATTTCTGCAAGATGGAAAAGAAAATAAATCTGGAAATACATATTGATGATACAGCAATTGTTCATTTTAACTCACTGAGTATTACTCAGGCGTTTAACCGTCACCATGAATTTGAGCTCATCATTAACCAGGATGTGATTGAACAAACCGGAGGATTTAAAATTGATCAGTCGAAAACGTGGGTAGGCAAAAGCTTTATCGTCAGTATTGATAAAGGTAATATGGACTTTAAAGGGGTGGTTTGCGAAGTTAATCTGACGCAAAGCCATGGCTTGAGAGGCAACCTGATTATTAAAGGATTTTCTCCGACAATCTTGCTGGAAACTGGTGGGAACCTCATCTCTTACAGCGATATGAAACTGGATCAGATTGTGAAAAAAGTTACAGATACGCTGCCTGCAAATGAAATGGAGTTTGCCATTAAACCTGCTTACAAAGAAGAACTAAAATATATTACTCAGTTTAAAGAAAGCAATTTTGCCTTTATTAACAGGCTGAGTTCAGAATATGGGGAGTTTTTCTTTTACGATGGAAAGGCGCTTCATTTTGGAATGCCAGCCAGCCAGCGTACAGTTTCACTGGTACATGGCCAGAATTTAAATTTCATGAATATGGCTGTGAGGATTCAGCCGATGAATTTCTCTTATTATTCTTACCGCTCTCAGGAAGATAACACATTGTCTACCAACTCTGCTAACCAGAGTAAAGGGCTCAATGACTTCTCTCAGCATGCCTTTAAGGAATCCACTACCGTATTCGACAGTAAAGTCAATACGCCGGTTAAACCAAGAGTAGAGAATAAGAGTCAGCTGGAACAGCTGGCAGATAAACATAAAGCGGCAATGGCCTCAAATCTTTCTGATCTTACCGGAGAGAGCACCAATACAGCTTTAAACATTGGAAGCATTGCTGATGTGCAGGTTTCCCATAAAATAGGATCAGCAACTTTTAACCAGGATTCTGTAGGCAAGTTTTTAGTGACAGAAATCAGCCATCATATTGATGGTCTGGGCAGATATAATAACACTTTTAAAGGTGTTCCTTCAAATACGGAGGTTTTACCCGTGGCGCATATTCAAGCCCCTCAGGCAGAATCTCAGATTGCTATTGTAACCGACAACAATGATCCTTCGCAAACAGGCAGGATTAAAGTTCAGATGCTTTGGCAAAAAGACAATTCTACTACCGACTGGATCAGAGTATTGACTCCTGATGGGGGAAGCAGTGAACCTTTTGCGAAAAACAGAGGGTACGTTTTCATTCCTGAAGTTGGAGATCAGGTGGTGGTAGGTTTCAGATATAATGATCCTGACAGGCCGTTTGTAATGGGGAGTATCTTTCATGGGAATACAGGCGCCGGAGGTAAGGATGCCAATCACCTGAAAAGTATTACCACCAGAAGCGGGCATCTGGTTGAATTCAATGACGGACCTTCCGGACATGGAATTACGATCACAGATATCAACAAAAATATGATCCATATTGATACCAGCGGAAACAATATTACCATTACTGCCAACGAAAACATGACGTTGAATTCCAAGAACATGCAAATCAATGTCGGAGAGAATCTGGACATTAACGTGGGTAAGAATATTGGGACACTTGCTGGTAATGACATGACCACACAGGTTGGCGTGAACAATACCATCAGTACCGGAGCAGATTATTCCCTGACTGCTGCAAATATCAGTGAGGTTGCTGTGGATGCTTTTAAGAGTGAAGCTACCAATATTACTAAAACCGCGGCAGGCGCACTCAGTATGAGTAGTTTAGAGGGAAGTATTACCAAACATGCTGCTAAAACAATTCATAATAATAGTGGGGAAAAAAGTAATCTCTTTTAAGGATGGGAAATGGTAATATCACGAAAATTGCCAATGGGCATATGCAGGAAGTGGCAAAACAGGAACATACTTCTTTTGCCAAGACTATACAATCCAATGCTGCTCAAAAAGTAAGGGAGAACTCTAAAGACGGGATTGTTTACGGAGAGCCTAAACAAATGAAATACACGACAGTGGATGGTATAGACATTCTTGCGGGTGTTTTTTTTGATGGTACTTTAAACAATATGACCAATACTAAGAATCATGACACCGGTAAAAATAAGGGGAGTTATGGAAATGATTTGTCTAATGTAGCGAGGTTACTTGCTTATTATAAAGAATCTGATAAGGTTATTAAGACTTATACCGAAGGGATGGGAACAACAAATCTGGACTCAGATGATACCACTGGTTCTGGATTTGGTGCCGGAAAAACTGGTATACCTAAAAAGGTTTTGAAAGGTTGCCAGCAACTGGCTGACCGTGTTGTAGCCAAAGCCACAAAGAAAAAGGTGAATACATTAACGATTGATGTATTTGGCTTCAGCAGGGGAGCAGCTGCCGCGAGAAATTTCATATATGAGGTGACTCATGCTGAATATACATCCTATCAGGCAGGTACAGGTGTCAGATATGATATGCACAGACAGGAGACTACCCTGGAGAAATTACCAAAAGGCGGAGAATTAGGCAAACTACTCCTAGCTAAAGGTGTGAAAGTTACCAATATCATTATTCGTTTTGTAGGTTTATTCGATACTGTATCATCGTTTAATAAAAGTGGTTTTGTGATTTCTCCTGATTTCAGCAATGATGTGGAAGAACTGCACCTGGACAGGCTTTTTAAAGCACAAAAGGTTATTCATTTTACAGCCGAAAATGAGCATCGTAAATATTTCGCGCTTACCCGTATTCAAAGTGCCGGAAACAAAGGTATAGAGAAAGAACTACCCGGCGTACACTCTGATATTGGAGGTAGTTATCCGGATGAAACTGAATATGTAGATGAAATTCTGAATGGTGGCAGTGATGTTCTGGAAAAAGAAAAAAGCAGGCTCATTGCTGAGGGCTGGTATTCAGAAGGGCAACTGGAATTGCATTCTGTAATGCGTAAATTATCAGGTACACGTGTGCTGAAAAAAAATTACAGCTATATCCCGCTTCATTTTATGTCTGAATTCGGATTGAAAGAACCAGTGCCTTTACCTTTTGATCAGGCTGGTGTAGAAGGTGAATATAAATTAACCTATACCATATTACATAGGGTTAAAAAGAAGTTACATGGCTATGTATTTGGTAAGGAGCTTCCTTATAAATTCATATACTATAAACAATTAATGGCAAATTATAATGCCAAAAAAATTAGTGCATTTGATTATAACAAAGCAGTAGCCGAACAAAAGGACCTGAGAGTGTTACGGAATAATTTCCTGCATTGGTCGGCTGATTATGACGGAATAGGAGACCCATTCCAGCCAAATATAGAGAATGGTGTACGTAAAAGAATACCTTATGAAGGTTAAAATAGTAACGATATTCCAGCTGATCTTAATTCAGCTGGTCTTAATTTTTCAATTATCATCTTGCCAGCGTATGCAGACAGAAGAATATAAGTGGATACCAACAGTTGGAGCTCCGCAGGAGTACCCTATCAGAATTATTGAAGGACAATTTATTTCCAATCATGGGTATAGCCCAAATTTACCAAGATCTGCTTTTGTAAATATGGGTTGGGGAGATAATGGTGGGGTAATGGATGTTGGCCCGGAGAAAAGACCAGCACCTGATAGTCTTGCTTTAACCTGGTTGTCTTTTGCGGAAAATAAGTTTTATCGTGGACGCTTTGCTTTGCCTCAGCAGGAAATAGCAAATCTTTTAAAAGAGGGTTATATTGATCATATCACTAATAAAAGGGAGGATTATAATTATTTAACACTTGGGCTCACTCCTGGCGGGGGTATAGTTTTATGGCTTTCGGGTGGCCCTAAACAAATAGCAGTAGCTAAATTTCAGGCTAAAGAGGTGAAATTGACTGCACATGATTTGGGCAAGGATTATGCTTTTATGTTCGAACCGGGATTTGTTCAGGAGACTTACGAAAGAAATGCTCCGGCAGAAGTACGCGAGCGTGTAGTGAAAGGGGAAATACAGCCTGCCCAGTTTGATGTCTGGCAAAAGCGGTATAACTGGAATTTTACAGTAAACTCAAAGACCGTTAAATTTCATGAGCTTAAACCTCTTTATTTTAACCAGGAATCTGAAGAGATTTTTGGAGATTCCCTGCTAAATAATCCGGTAGCAGAAAGAGCTTTACCAAGAGAAGTTATTGTAGCCTGGATTGATAAAAAAGGGCAAAAGATGCTGACTACGCTTGATTTTGATGAAAACGAGCTCAGAACAGCATTTGCAAGGATCCCTGAAATGGGTAAAGCGGAACTTCATTTGGAGGTAAATCCTGATGAATACACCATTGCGGTTACTTTTAAAACAGGAACTCAGGAGACTAAAATAACTAAACAGAAAGCTAAGACTGAACTTGAATCAGATTAAAGATGAAAAAGGTAGAATTCGTTGATCAGCACGCGCTTAAACTACGGCTAAAATCAGGTGATTTTTGCCGTAGTTATGGGGTGCAGTATACGTATTTATTGGGTGAAAAAGAGCATTCCATAAAATTTAACCTGGACATCAGTTTTGCGAAAACTATTGTTGATCGGGCACGGATTTTTAAAGTAGAAAGGACTTCACCTGTTTTCCTGAACAATAAAGTCCCGGATCTGGTAGCTGATCAGCTGGCTTATGAATGTGGAAAGGTATTTTAT is a window encoding:
- a CDS encoding T6SS phospholipase effector Tle1-like catalytic domain-containing protein, whose translation is MGNGNITKIANGHMQEVAKQEHTSFAKTIQSNAAQKVRENSKDGIVYGEPKQMKYTTVDGIDILAGVFFDGTLNNMTNTKNHDTGKNKGSYGNDLSNVARLLAYYKESDKVIKTYTEGMGTTNLDSDDTTGSGFGAGKTGIPKKVLKGCQQLADRVVAKATKKKVNTLTIDVFGFSRGAAAARNFIYEVTHAEYTSYQAGTGVRYDMHRQETTLEKLPKGGELGKLLLAKGVKVTNIIIRFVGLFDTVSSFNKSGFVISPDFSNDVEELHLDRLFKAQKVIHFTAENEHRKYFALTRIQSAGNKGIEKELPGVHSDIGGSYPDETEYVDEILNGGSDVLEKEKSRLIAEGWYSEGQLELHSVMRKLSGTRVLKKNYSYIPLHFMSEFGLKEPVPLPFDQAGVEGEYKLTYTILHRVKKKLHGYVFGKELPYKFIYYKQLMANYNAKKISAFDYNKAVAEQKDLRVLRNNFLHWSADYDGIGDPFQPNIENGVRKRIPYEG
- a CDS encoding type VI secretion system Vgr family protein; the encoded protein is MEKKINLEIHIDDTAIVHFNSLSITQAFNRHHEFELIINQDVIEQTGGFKIDQSKTWVGKSFIVSIDKGNMDFKGVVCEVNLTQSHGLRGNLIIKGFSPTILLETGGNLISYSDMKLDQIVKKVTDTLPANEMEFAIKPAYKEELKYITQFKESNFAFINRLSSEYGEFFFYDGKALHFGMPASQRTVSLVHGQNLNFMNMAVRIQPMNFSYYSYRSQEDNTLSTNSANQSKGLNDFSQHAFKESTTVFDSKVNTPVKPRVENKSQLEQLADKHKAAMASNLSDLTGESTNTALNIGSIADVQVSHKIGSATFNQDSVGKFLVTEISHHIDGLGRYNNTFKGVPSNTEVLPVAHIQAPQAESQIAIVTDNNDPSQTGRIKVQMLWQKDNSTTDWIRVLTPDGGSSEPFAKNRGYVFIPEVGDQVVVGFRYNDPDRPFVMGSIFHGNTGAGGKDANHLKSITTRSGHLVEFNDGPSGHGITITDINKNMIHIDTSGNNITITANENMTLNSKNMQINVGENLDINVGKNIGTLAGNDMTTQVGVNNTISTGADYSLTAANISEVAVDAFKSEATNITKTAAGALSMSSLEGSITKHAAKTIHNNSGEKSNLF
- a CDS encoding DUF2931 family protein, with the protein product MKVKIVTIFQLILIQLVLIFQLSSCQRMQTEEYKWIPTVGAPQEYPIRIIEGQFISNHGYSPNLPRSAFVNMGWGDNGGVMDVGPEKRPAPDSLALTWLSFAENKFYRGRFALPQQEIANLLKEGYIDHITNKREDYNYLTLGLTPGGGIVLWLSGGPKQIAVAKFQAKEVKLTAHDLGKDYAFMFEPGFVQETYERNAPAEVRERVVKGEIQPAQFDVWQKRYNWNFTVNSKTVKFHELKPLYFNQESEEIFGDSLLNNPVAERALPREVIVAWIDKKGQKMLTTLDFDENELRTAFARIPEMGKAELHLEVNPDEYTIAVTFKTGTQETKITKQKAKTELESD